A genomic stretch from Chitinivibrionales bacterium includes:
- the miaA gene encoding tRNA (adenosine(37)-N6)-dimethylallyltransferase MiaA, with protein sequence MKQSVNLLVICGPNASGKTHLGVILAQKTGGEIISADSRQVYRGMDIGTGKEISEYTTPQGAVPFHLIDIVEPDEIYTIYHYQKDFYRVFREIQARKKLPLLVGGTGLYIEAVLKYYRIPNVPENELLRKELMKKDTRSLLEQLYTFDSAQVEKTDTSSKKRIVRAIEIAMYAQDHEIEWGCSNPPEIVPLVLGIQWDRQKLRQRIDKRLNDRLKEGMIDEVGGLMKKGISSHRFSLFGMEYKFIAQYLTGKLSYDDMVKGLRNAICQLAKRQETWFRGMERRGVPVHWIHEADPGEAFKIIEKHTFIY encoded by the coding sequence ATGAAACAATCCGTAAACCTTCTGGTTATCTGTGGTCCTAATGCTTCGGGTAAAACACACCTGGGAGTTATCCTTGCTCAAAAAACAGGGGGCGAAATAATATCAGCCGATTCCCGTCAGGTTTATCGCGGTATGGACATCGGAACCGGAAAAGAGATCTCGGAATACACGACGCCTCAGGGGGCTGTTCCCTTTCATCTTATCGATATCGTTGAACCTGATGAAATATATACCATCTATCATTACCAGAAAGATTTTTACCGCGTTTTCAGGGAAATCCAGGCTCGCAAGAAGCTTCCCCTCCTGGTAGGGGGAACCGGCTTATACATCGAAGCTGTTTTGAAATATTACAGAATTCCCAATGTTCCCGAAAATGAGCTGCTCCGAAAAGAGCTCATGAAAAAAGATACCCGCTCACTCCTTGAACAGCTCTATACCTTTGATTCGGCACAAGTGGAAAAAACCGATACGAGCAGTAAAAAACGGATTGTCCGGGCCATTGAAATAGCCATGTATGCCCAAGATCATGAAATAGAATGGGGATGTTCCAATCCGCCTGAAATCGTTCCCCTGGTTTTGGGAATACAGTGGGATCGACAAAAACTCCGCCAACGGATCGATAAACGTCTGAATGACCGTCTGAAAGAAGGGATGATCGATGAAGTTGGGGGCCTTATGAAGAAAGGAATTTCATCGCATCGCTTTTCTCTTTTCGGTATGGAATACAAATTCATCGCTCAATATCTGACGGGGAAATTGTCCTATGATGATATGGTAAAAGGACTTAGAAATGCCATCTGCCAACTTGCCAAACGACAGGAAACCTGGTTTCGGGGGATGGAGCGGCGGGGGGTTCCGGTCCATTGGATACACGAAGCCGATCCTGGTGAAGCTTTCAAAATTATTGAAAAACACACTTTTATTTATTGA